From one Acidibrevibacterium fodinaquatile genomic stretch:
- a CDS encoding GMC family oxidoreductase, with protein sequence MTTRLKPVDAVIIGFGWSGALLAEVLSRAGLSVIALERGPYRDTAEDFPPSRAPDELRYAVRHDLVVKPAENTITFRNRSDQTALPVRAWGSFLPASGAGGGGVHWNGQTWRFRPSDFTLKTTILERYGRRFLPPDLTIQDWGVTYETLEPYYDRFEYLCGISGKSGNLQGKIQPGGNPFEGPRARDYPTPPLTMPYAAALFAKAAAEGGYHPFPQPSANLSQAYTNPFGVTLGACSYCGFCERFGCGNYAKASPQTTLMPLLRRRPNFSLRTECLVLAINHDGGGKKARGVTYKDASGEDFFQPAGIVLLAAYTFENIRLLLLSGIGAPYDPASGRGVVGRNYSYQTTSSVQLGFAERLLNPFIGAGALGMIVDDWNGEHYDHGPLGFIGGAYLAALATNSRPILNHPTPPGTPRWGAEWKRAVAKSYLRTTRILASGSSLSHRGAYCDLDPTYRDRFGRPLLRVTFDFHPNDLRMSHFVTDRLAEIARAMGPEWLTIAKRQAPYSIVPYQSTHNVGGAIMGTDPETSVVNPYLQSWDCDNLFVVGASAFPQNASYNPTGTVAALALRTADAIIGRYLRAPGSLA encoded by the coding sequence ATGACGACACGGCTGAAACCGGTCGATGCGGTGATCATCGGCTTTGGCTGGAGTGGCGCGTTGCTCGCCGAAGTGCTGAGCCGTGCCGGGCTTTCGGTGATCGCGCTCGAACGTGGCCCCTATCGCGACACCGCCGAGGATTTTCCGCCGAGCCGCGCCCCCGACGAGTTGCGCTATGCGGTGCGTCATGATCTCGTCGTCAAACCCGCGGAAAACACCATTACTTTTCGCAATCGCAGCGATCAGACGGCGCTTCCCGTGCGGGCCTGGGGCTCGTTTCTGCCGGCGAGCGGGGCGGGCGGCGGCGGGGTGCATTGGAACGGCCAGACCTGGCGCTTCCGCCCAAGCGATTTTACCCTCAAAACCACTATTCTCGAACGCTATGGCCGGCGCTTTCTCCCGCCCGATCTCACTATCCAGGATTGGGGCGTCACCTATGAGACGCTCGAGCCGTACTATGACCGTTTCGAATATCTCTGCGGGATTTCTGGAAAATCCGGAAATCTCCAGGGGAAGATCCAGCCCGGCGGCAATCCCTTCGAGGGGCCGCGGGCGCGCGACTACCCAACGCCGCCGCTGACCATGCCGTATGCTGCGGCGCTGTTTGCGAAAGCGGCGGCGGAAGGCGGCTATCATCCGTTTCCGCAGCCCTCGGCCAATCTTTCGCAAGCCTACACCAATCCGTTTGGCGTGACCCTCGGCGCGTGCAGCTATTGCGGATTTTGCGAACGGTTTGGCTGCGGCAATTACGCCAAGGCGAGCCCGCAGACGACGCTGATGCCGCTGTTGCGCAGGCGGCCGAATTTCTCACTGCGCACCGAATGTTTGGTGCTTGCGATCAACCATGATGGTGGTGGCAAAAAAGCGCGCGGTGTCACCTATAAAGATGCGAGCGGCGAAGATTTCTTCCAGCCCGCCGGGATCGTTCTTCTTGCCGCCTATACGTTCGAGAATATCCGCCTCCTGCTGCTTTCAGGGATCGGCGCACCCTATGATCCGGCGAGCGGCCGGGGCGTCGTCGGACGCAATTACAGTTATCAGACGACGTCCTCGGTGCAGCTCGGATTTGCCGAGAGATTGCTCAATCCCTTCATCGGCGCCGGCGCGCTCGGCATGATCGTCGATGATTGGAACGGCGAACATTACGACCATGGCCCGCTCGGTTTCATCGGCGGCGCCTATCTCGCCGCGCTCGCGACGAATTCGCGGCCGATTTTGAATCATCCGACGCCACCGGGAACACCGCGCTGGGGGGCTGAGTGGAAGCGCGCGGTCGCGAAATCCTATCTCCGCACCACACGAATTCTCGCCTCGGGCAGTTCGCTCAGCCATCGCGGCGCCTATTGCGATCTCGATCCCACCTATCGCGACCGTTTCGGCCGGCCGCTCCTTCGCGTCACCTTCGACTTCCATCCCAACGATCTTCGCATGTCTCATTTCGTGACCGATCGTCTCGCCGAAATCGCCCGCGCGATGGGGCCGGAATGGCTGACTATCGCGAAACGCCAAGCGCCCTACAGCATCGTTCCCTATCAGAGCACGCATAATGTCGGCGGCGCGATCATGGGCACGGACCCGGAGACGAGTGTCGTCAACCCTTATCTGCAAAGCTGGGACTGCGATAATCTCTTCGTCGTCGGCGCGTCCGCCTTTCCGCAGAATGCGAGCTATAACCCGACCGGCACCGTTGCTGCCCTTGCGCTCCGCACGGCGGATGCGATCATCGGCCGCTATCTTAGGGCACCCGGGTCGCTTGCATGA
- a CDS encoding RuBisCO large subunit C-terminal-like domain-containing protein — translation MDQRVLVTYRVRGEAATIAERAAALAVEQSVEMPLAAISERSVLEEIVGEVATIVDRGEGVFEVGIALAVATMLGRRGGEAGQMLNMLFGNSSIHEDVTLWDIAVPAGFAAGFAGPRHGIAGLRRRLGVGSRALTCAALKPQGLGPAALAALASRFARGGIDMIKDDHGIADQPYAPFAERVPACAAAVGAAAAQTGHPTRYAPNLSGSLDDLRRQIEVARKAGLDTVLIAPLVVGLPAFQMITRENPDFAFLAHPALAGAARIAPALLYGKLFRLFGADAVIYPNHGGRFGYTPETCRAIAETARAPWADLVPALPVPAGGMTPARVPEMLAFYGRDTMLLIGGALLAAGPALVAETGAFVRQVAESSDV, via the coding sequence ATGGACCAGCGCGTCCTGGTGACTTACCGGGTGCGGGGCGAGGCGGCGACGATCGCCGAACGCGCCGCCGCCCTTGCCGTCGAGCAGAGCGTCGAAATGCCGCTTGCGGCAATCAGCGAGCGCTCTGTTTTGGAGGAGATCGTCGGCGAGGTCGCAACGATCGTGGATCGTGGCGAGGGCGTGTTTGAGGTCGGCATCGCGCTGGCCGTGGCGACGATGCTCGGCCGGCGCGGCGGCGAGGCCGGGCAGATGCTGAACATGCTGTTTGGCAATTCCTCGATCCATGAGGACGTCACGCTCTGGGATATCGCGGTGCCGGCCGGTTTCGCCGCCGGGTTCGCGGGGCCACGGCACGGGATCGCCGGGTTGCGCCGGCGCCTCGGGGTTGGCTCGCGGGCGCTGACCTGTGCCGCGCTCAAGCCGCAGGGGCTGGGGCCGGCGGCGCTGGCGGCGCTGGCCTCGCGTTTTGCGCGCGGCGGTATCGACATGATCAAGGACGATCACGGTATCGCCGATCAACCCTATGCGCCGTTTGCCGAGCGGGTGCCGGCGTGCGCGGCGGCGGTTGGCGCGGCGGCGGCGCAAACCGGTCATCCGACCCGCTATGCGCCCAATCTTTCGGGCTCGCTCGATGATCTCCGCCGTCAGATCGAGGTCGCGCGCAAGGCCGGGCTCGACACCGTCCTGATCGCGCCGCTGGTGGTCGGCTTGCCGGCGTTTCAGATGATCACGCGGGAAAATCCCGATTTCGCGTTTCTCGCCCACCCCGCCTTGGCCGGCGCTGCGCGCATCGCGCCGGCGCTGCTTTATGGCAAGCTGTTTCGTCTGTTCGGGGCTGATGCCGTGATCTATCCCAATCATGGCGGGCGGTTCGGCTATACGCCGGAGACGTGCCGCGCCATCGCCGAGACGGCGCGCGCGCCCTGGGCCGATCTCGTGCCCGCGCTGCCGGTGCCGGCGGGGGGGATGACACCGGCGCGGGTTCCCGAGATGCTGGCATTTTATGGCCGCGATACCATGCTGCTGATCGGTGGCGCGCTGCTCGCCGCCGGCCCCGCGTTGGTCGCGGAAACCGGCGCCTTCGTGCGCCAGGTCGCGGAGAGTTCCGATGTCTGA
- a CDS encoding phosphotransferase family protein: MPHPPVTPPFDPARLADFLTRQLGTKGEMRLEPIAGGQSNPTYFVTFDDRRLVLRKQPDGPVLPSAHAVDREYRVLAALAASAVPVPPVLLYHGERDIVGTPFYIMARIEGRVFAESMMAGANAAERGAMFRSVAETLAALHDVDWRAVGLEGFGRPGNYFQRQISRWTRQWEGERFRDIPDLSRLAAWLAANIPDDDTTTLCHGDFRIGNLMFHPTEPRVVAVLDWELATLGHPLADLAFSALAWRSRPEEYGGLKGLDLAALGIPSEAEYLAHYYRSRRGPAPPLQPFHTAFALFRFAVIFEGIAARARRGTAASANAAAVGNLSLAFARLGAALIPG, encoded by the coding sequence ATGCCCCACCCGCCAGTGACCCCACCCTTCGATCCGGCCCGCCTCGCCGATTTTCTCACCCGCCAGCTCGGCACCAAGGGCGAGATGCGGCTCGAACCGATCGCCGGCGGACAATCCAACCCGACCTATTTCGTCACCTTCGATGACCGCCGCCTCGTGCTCCGCAAGCAGCCGGACGGGCCGGTTCTGCCCTCGGCCCACGCCGTCGATCGGGAATACCGGGTGCTCGCGGCGCTTGCCGCAAGCGCGGTGCCGGTGCCGCCGGTGCTGCTCTATCACGGCGAGCGCGACATCGTGGGGACACCGTTTTACATCATGGCGCGCATCGAGGGGCGGGTTTTCGCCGAAAGCATGATGGCCGGGGCGAACGCTGCCGAGCGCGGGGCGATGTTCCGCTCGGTCGCCGAGACGCTGGCCGCGCTGCACGACGTCGATTGGCGCGCGGTCGGGCTCGAGGGCTTCGGCCGGCCGGGGAATTATTTCCAGCGCCAGATCAGCCGCTGGACCCGGCAATGGGAGGGCGAACGATTTCGCGACATCCCCGATCTCTCACGCCTCGCCGCCTGGCTTGCCGCCAATATCCCCGATGACGACACGACGACGCTCTGCCACGGCGATTTTCGTATCGGCAATCTCATGTTCCACCCGACCGAGCCGCGCGTGGTCGCGGTGCTGGATTGGGAATTGGCGACGCTCGGCCACCCGCTCGCCGATCTCGCCTTCAGCGCGCTCGCCTGGCGCAGCCGGCCGGAGGAATATGGCGGGCTCAAGGGGCTCGACCTCGCGGCCCTCGGCATCCCGAGCGAGGCCGAATATCTCGCGCATTACTATCGCAGCCGGCGCGGCCCAGCCCCACCCCTGCAGCCCTTTCACACCGCCTTCGCGCTGTTTCGCTTCGCGGTGATCTTCGAGGGCATCGCCGCCCGCGCCCGCCGCGGCACCGCCGCAAGCGCCAACGCCGCCGCTGTCGGCAACCTCTCCCTCGCCTTCGCCCGCCTCGGGGCGGCGCTGATTCCGGGGTAA
- the dapD gene encoding 2,3,4,5-tetrahydropyridine-2,6-dicarboxylate N-succinyltransferase encodes MTEATLRPAIEALWEARDTLSPATAGPARAAIEAALDALDRGELRVAAPSENGWQVAEWLKKAVLLSFRINPSVPMAGAAGAPVFDKVALKTTGWDEQHFAAAGFRAVPGAIVRRAAYIAPGVVLMPSFVNVGAYVGRGTMVDTWATIGSCAQIGANCHISGGVGIGGVLEPLQANPVIIEDDCFIGARSEVAEGVIVERGSVLAMGVFLGASTKIVDRASGEVFYGRVPAYSVVVPGSLPGAPLADGRPGPSLACAVIVKRVDARTRAKTAINELLRD; translated from the coding sequence ATGACCGAAGCGACACTCCGCCCCGCCATCGAGGCCCTCTGGGAGGCACGCGACACCCTCTCCCCCGCAACCGCCGGGCCCGCGCGCGCCGCCATCGAAGCGGCGCTCGATGCGCTCGACCGCGGCGAACTCCGCGTCGCAGCCCCCAGCGAAAACGGCTGGCAGGTCGCGGAATGGCTGAAAAAGGCGGTTCTGCTCTCCTTCCGGATCAATCCTTCGGTCCCGATGGCCGGCGCCGCCGGCGCGCCGGTCTTCGACAAGGTCGCACTCAAGACCACCGGCTGGGACGAGCAGCACTTTGCCGCGGCGGGATTCCGCGCCGTTCCCGGCGCGATCGTGCGCCGCGCCGCCTATATCGCGCCCGGCGTCGTGCTCATGCCCTCCTTCGTCAATGTCGGCGCCTATGTCGGGCGCGGCACCATGGTCGATACCTGGGCGACGATCGGCAGTTGCGCCCAGATCGGCGCCAATTGCCATATCAGCGGCGGGGTCGGGATCGGCGGCGTGCTCGAACCGCTCCAGGCCAATCCGGTGATCATCGAGGATGATTGCTTCATCGGCGCCCGCTCCGAGGTCGCCGAGGGGGTGATCGTCGAGCGCGGCAGCGTGTTGGCTATGGGCGTTTTTCTCGGCGCCTCGACCAAGATCGTCGATCGCGCCAGCGGCGAGGTGTTTTACGGCCGCGTGCCGGCCTATTCGGTGGTGGTGCCGGGGAGCCTTCCGGGCGCGCCGCTCGCCGATGGCAGGCCCGGGCCCTCCCTCGCCTGCGCGGTGATCGTCAAGCGCGTCGATGCCCGCACGCGGGCCAAGACCGCGATCAACGAATTGCTCCGCGATTGA
- a CDS encoding DUF2336 domain-containing protein, with protein MTPVGITDAPGVPLDEASEAARVRSGASRTTAPAVLERLASDPSVTVRAAVALNPATPPAADEILAADADERVRVLLARKLATSLPLIAAGDQARLCEQAYQTLIRLVADEAVRVRATIAEMIKELPNVPQALVLRLARDATSVVSVPILRFSPLLESEDLLALLADPPHSGTASTIARRAFVPAAVAEAIAASSDNQAIQILLENPRAQIREATLDALIARAKGEPRWHAPLVRRPALTAKAARALAEIVATDLLGELSRRADLPTEAIALLRQRLSARLGVPEKPSAPEIPPDLEAALAWARARNAETRLDESLLLACVRSGDIVRCIAILAVAAEVPAALIERSRRLRHAKGLVSLVWKAGFSMQVAGLLQTLLCDLPPASLLSPKAGGGFPLTAEEMHWQIEFLEHIAV; from the coding sequence ATGACGCCGGTCGGGATCACCGACGCGCCCGGCGTGCCACTCGACGAGGCCAGTGAGGCCGCGCGGGTAAGGAGCGGCGCCAGCCGCACCACCGCGCCGGCGGTGCTCGAACGCCTGGCGAGTGACCCCTCGGTCACGGTGCGGGCGGCGGTCGCGCTCAATCCGGCGACGCCGCCGGCCGCCGACGAGATCCTGGCCGCCGATGCGGATGAACGGGTGCGGGTCTTGCTGGCCCGCAAGCTCGCGACATCGCTGCCGCTCATCGCCGCCGGCGATCAGGCGCGGCTCTGCGAACAAGCCTATCAGACCCTGATCCGTCTCGTCGCCGATGAAGCGGTGCGGGTGCGCGCGACGATCGCCGAGATGATCAAGGAACTCCCGAACGTGCCGCAGGCGCTGGTGCTTCGCCTCGCGCGCGATGCGACCAGCGTCGTCAGCGTGCCGATCCTGCGTTTCTCGCCGCTGCTCGAGAGCGAGGATCTGCTGGCGCTGCTCGCCGATCCGCCGCACAGCGGCACCGCCAGCACCATTGCCCGCCGCGCCTTCGTTCCCGCTGCCGTTGCCGAAGCGATCGCGGCCAGCAGCGACAATCAAGCGATTCAGATCCTGCTCGAAAACCCGCGGGCGCAAATCCGCGAGGCAACGCTCGATGCCCTCATCGCCCGCGCCAAAGGCGAGCCACGCTGGCACGCGCCGCTGGTTCGCCGCCCGGCACTGACCGCGAAAGCGGCGCGGGCGCTGGCCGAAATCGTCGCGACCGATCTCCTCGGCGAATTGTCCCGCCGCGCCGATCTGCCGACCGAGGCGATCGCCCTGCTTCGCCAGCGCTTGAGCGCCCGGCTGGGCGTGCCTGAGAAGCCAAGCGCCCCCGAAATCCCGCCCGATCTCGAAGCGGCGCTCGCCTGGGCGCGGGCGCGGAATGCCGAAACCCGGCTCGATGAGTCGCTCCTTCTGGCCTGTGTGCGGAGCGGCGATATCGTCCGCTGCATCGCCATTCTGGCGGTCGCCGCCGAGGTGCCGGCGGCGCTGATCGAGCGCTCCCGGCGGCTGCGCCACGCCAAGGGCTTGGTCAGCCTGGTGTGGAAGGCCGGGTTTTCGATGCAGGTCGCGGGGCTGCTGCAAACCTTGCTCTGCGATTTGCCGCCGGCGAGCCTGCTTTCGCCGAAAGCCGGCGGCGGTTTTCCGCTCACCGCCGAGGAGATGCACTGGCAGATCGAGTTCCTCGAGCATATCGCCGTCTGA
- a CDS encoding gluconate 2-dehydrogenase subunit 3 family protein produces MRRRELLASAAVVALTGCAAQRPESGLRFLTPEEAASVAAIADRLIPPDELGPGAGEAGAAIFIDRQLAGAYGSSRDLYMRPPFLPGLPGQGPQSPLTPAARYRAGLADLDRHCRAAFAGRGFAALDPATQDRLLSDLEHGRIGISGGGRAFFDLVLRDTIDGFFADPRYGGNQGMAGWRLIGFPGARYDYRDVVARHGEPYRAPPVALA; encoded by the coding sequence ATGAGGCGGCGCGAACTCCTGGCGTCTGCCGCCGTGGTCGCGCTCACCGGCTGCGCGGCGCAAAGACCGGAGAGCGGGTTGCGCTTCTTGACCCCGGAGGAAGCGGCCAGTGTCGCCGCCATCGCCGATCGGCTGATCCCGCCCGATGAACTCGGCCCCGGCGCGGGCGAGGCGGGGGCGGCGATTTTCATCGACCGCCAGCTCGCCGGCGCCTATGGCAGCAGCCGCGATCTTTATATGCGCCCGCCCTTTCTTCCCGGCCTTCCCGGCCAGGGCCCGCAATCGCCGCTGACCCCGGCGGCGCGCTATCGCGCGGGGCTCGCCGATCTCGATCGCCATTGCCGGGCGGCGTTTGCGGGGCGCGGTTTCGCAGCACTCGATCCCGCAACGCAGGATCGCCTGCTCAGCGATCTCGAACATGGCCGGATCGGGATCAGCGGCGGCGGGCGGGCGTTTTTCGACCTCGTCCTGCGCGACACGATCGATGGATTTTTCGCCGATCCGCGCTATGGCGGCAATCAGGGCATGGCGGGCTGGCGGCTGATCGGATTCCCAGGTGCGCGCTATGATTATCGCGACGTTGTCGCGCGGCACGGCGAGCCCTATCGCGCGCCGCCGGTCGCGCTCGCATGA
- a CDS encoding sensor domain-containing diguanylate cyclase has translation MASQSQVSRPMTEVDRKFAEPLIEPLRSALFDSRQRWREFVLLTADFVFETDMAGRFTFIGPDPAFGWSAPTLLGRSGSEILAEPAAQGNVFVPVASRQRRQVWLRRHDGSLACLRLTTAPMTDGEERIVGLRGSGVEITEEEDRRGEIIAALRRNEVIDHILWHVRQEILAANMARAGLGALCRALGADGGAVIDLHRDAALEWRGDPVRHQTMDVPEEFVELALEHLCRPQQIGPMPIAGPLGERLLVSSCAARLGGAAAVLLWRGVTGREWEGEDRAVMAAAVGILRLVLEQESIQQDMARQARTDPLTGLFNRRAFVEEVERRIARLDRESLPGTLIFVDVDNFKSVNDRLGHEAGDQALIITATLLRATVRPTDLVARFGGDEFALWLDGADEFSASERAAALCERGPSELAHLAAGETVPISLSIGIATRWPNEGLDLDHLMRRADQAMYDVKRTGRGRWRVARAPRDEDPQ, from the coding sequence ATGGCGTCCCAGTCCCAGGTATCGCGGCCGATGACCGAGGTCGATCGCAAATTCGCCGAACCGCTGATCGAACCGTTGCGCTCGGCGCTGTTCGACAGCCGCCAGCGCTGGCGGGAATTCGTTCTGCTGACCGCGGATTTCGTGTTCGAGACCGACATGGCGGGCAGGTTCACCTTCATCGGCCCCGATCCCGCGTTCGGCTGGTCGGCGCCGACGCTGCTTGGGCGCAGCGGCAGCGAGATTCTCGCCGAGCCGGCGGCGCAAGGCAACGTCTTCGTGCCGGTGGCGAGCCGCCAGCGCCGCCAAGTGTGGCTGCGGCGCCACGATGGCTCGCTCGCCTGTCTGCGCCTTACCACCGCACCGATGACCGATGGCGAGGAACGGATCGTCGGCTTGCGCGGCTCTGGCGTCGAAATCACCGAGGAGGAGGATCGTCGCGGCGAAATCATCGCCGCGCTCCGCCGCAATGAGGTGATCGACCATATTCTCTGGCACGTTCGCCAGGAGATCCTGGCCGCCAACATGGCGCGGGCCGGGCTCGGCGCGCTGTGCCGTGCGCTCGGCGCAGACGGTGGGGCGGTGATCGATCTGCATCGCGACGCCGCCCTCGAATGGCGCGGCGACCCGGTGCGCCATCAGACGATGGACGTTCCCGAGGAATTCGTCGAGCTTGCGCTCGAGCATCTCTGCCGGCCGCAGCAGATCGGGCCGATGCCGATCGCAGGGCCGCTCGGCGAGCGTCTTTTGGTCAGCTCCTGCGCCGCCCGTCTCGGCGGGGCGGCGGCGGTGCTGCTCTGGCGCGGCGTCACCGGGCGCGAGTGGGAGGGGGAGGATCGCGCGGTGATGGCCGCCGCGGTCGGCATTCTTCGTCTCGTGCTCGAACAGGAGAGCATCCAGCAGGACATGGCGCGCCAAGCCCGCACCGACCCGCTGACCGGCCTCTTCAACCGCCGCGCCTTCGTCGAGGAGGTCGAGCGGCGCATCGCCCGCCTCGATCGTGAGAGCTTGCCGGGCACCCTGATTTTCGTCGATGTCGATAATTTCAAGTCGGTAAACGACCGGCTCGGCCACGAGGCGGGGGATCAGGCGCTCATCATCACCGCGACCTTGCTCCGCGCGACGGTGCGCCCGACCGATCTCGTCGCGCGGTTCGGCGGCGATGAATTTGCCCTCTGGCTCGATGGCGCGGACGAATTCTCCGCCTCCGAACGCGCCGCGGCGCTCTGTGAACGCGGCCCGAGCGAACTTGCGCATCTCGCGGCCGGGGAAACGGTGCCGATTTCGCTTTCGATCGGCATCGCGACGCGCTGGCCGAACGAAGGGCTCGATCTCGACCATCTCATGCGCCGCGCGGATCAGGCGATGTATGATGTCAAGCGGACCGGCCGCGGCCGCTGGCGGGTCGCCCGTGCGCCCCGCGACGAGGATCCGCAATGA
- a CDS encoding endonuclease/exonuclease/phosphatase family protein codes for MGARRLVRVWLCLLFLLAALAPATAQEIKLATWNLEWLTTRDAGDPALPPDVTPKRPEDIAALRAVAGRLDADVIAIEEVDGAQVAAAVFAPERYAVYMTGDSVVQRVGFAVRRDWHVIAHPDLTALDPYPPQARAHLRSGADITLDLPGGQLRLLALHLKAGCHSDRLAESRRPACHVLQAQARVLESWIAARARADEAFVVIGDFNRRAEGDDDFAAALAEAAPLTEATAGHASPCWGGEPFIDRVFLGGAAQRWLAPDSLRVLVDHGADRQTKRLSDHCPVSVRLRVGEGS; via the coding sequence ATGGGAGCGCGGCGTTTGGTCAGGGTCTGGCTATGTTTGCTTTTCCTTCTCGCCGCGCTGGCGCCGGCAACGGCCCAGGAGATCAAGCTCGCGACCTGGAATCTGGAGTGGCTCACCACCCGCGATGCCGGCGATCCCGCCTTGCCGCCGGATGTCACCCCGAAGCGCCCCGAGGATATCGCCGCCCTGCGCGCCGTCGCCGGCCGGCTCGATGCCGATGTGATCGCGATCGAGGAAGTCGATGGCGCGCAGGTGGCGGCAGCGGTGTTCGCGCCGGAACGCTACGCCGTTTACATGACGGGGGATAGCGTGGTGCAACGGGTCGGCTTCGCGGTGCGGCGCGATTGGCATGTGATCGCGCATCCCGATCTCACCGCGCTCGATCCTTACCCGCCGCAAGCGCGCGCGCATTTGCGGAGCGGCGCCGATATCACCCTCGATCTCCCGGGCGGCCAGCTTCGCTTGCTCGCCTTGCATCTCAAGGCCGGCTGCCACAGCGATCGGCTCGCCGAAAGTCGCCGCCCGGCTTGCCATGTGCTGCAAGCCCAGGCGCGGGTTCTCGAAAGCTGGATCGCCGCCCGTGCCCGCGCCGACGAGGCGTTCGTGGTGATCGGCGATTTCAACCGCCGGGCCGAGGGCGACGATGATTTCGCCGCCGCCCTCGCCGAGGCCGCGCCGCTCACCGAGGCGACCGCCGGCCACGCCTCGCCCTGCTGGGGCGGCGAGCCCTTCATCGATCGTGTTTTTCTTGGCGGCGCAGCGCAGCGCTGGCTGGCGCCGGATAGTCTCCGCGTATTGGTCGATCACGGCGCCGATCGCCAAACCAAGCGGCTTTCCGATCATTGCCCGGTCTCGGTGCGCCTGCGCGTCGGCGAGGGATCATGA
- a CDS encoding cupin domain-containing protein yields the protein MSDPALPAFRALDAAADALAHGGLRWESVPVLAYKEDATTPFRAVTRHVLFHTPELAAEWRYFEVAPGGYSTLERHEHAHAVMVLTGHGRALVGEAVQAVRPFTLVSIPGWTWHQFRAAPDAPLGFLCLVNVVRDKPQLPSQADLKALRRNPEIATFLDGGHE from the coding sequence ATGTCTGATCCCGCCCTTCCCGCGTTTCGTGCCCTCGACGCCGCCGCCGATGCGCTCGCGCATGGCGGCCTCCGCTGGGAGTCCGTGCCGGTCCTCGCCTACAAGGAGGACGCGACGACGCCGTTTCGCGCGGTAACCCGGCACGTGCTGTTCCACACCCCCGAACTCGCCGCCGAGTGGCGTTATTTCGAGGTGGCGCCGGGTGGATATTCGACGCTGGAGCGCCATGAGCACGCGCATGCGGTGATGGTGCTCACCGGGCATGGCCGGGCGCTGGTCGGCGAGGCGGTGCAAGCGGTCCGCCCGTTCACTCTGGTATCGATCCCGGGTTGGACCTGGCATCAGTTCCGCGCCGCCCCAGATGCCCCCCTCGGCTTCCTCTGCCTGGTCAATGTGGTGCGCGACAAGCCGCAACTCCCAAGCCAAGCCGACCTCAAGGCCCTCCGCCGCAACCCGGAGATCGCGACATTTCTCGACGGCGGACATGAGTGA
- a CDS encoding c-type cytochrome, translating into MKAVLCAAFFLLLAAFCARAEERVAAGQYLTILADCAACHTPPGGAPLSGGRRIPTPFGWVIAPNLTPDRETGLGAWSAAAFDRALRFGRRPDGSFLYPAHPFPYFARFTREDSEAIRAFLATLPPVHQAVRGADLSFPFDLRFLLVFWDALYAKPAPPLPDPGHDALWNRGAFIVTGPGHCGACHTPKTALGGDVAARAFAGGVVAGWVAPALDGDPRTGLGEWREDEIAQFLATGAAHGALASGPMAEVVTLSGARMTAADRAAIAHYLKSLPPPPPSQAAAPPPHATMAAGEGLYRLRCAPCHGRDGEGTPGLFPRLAGSALVQASNPATILRVIFNGARAAATDAAPTGAAMPGFAGALDRAEIAAIATYIRNAWGNAAPAVAAGDVTP; encoded by the coding sequence ATGAAAGCCGTGCTCTGCGCAGCCTTTTTCCTGTTGCTCGCGGCTTTCTGCGCGCGCGCCGAGGAGCGCGTGGCAGCGGGGCAATATCTCACCATCCTTGCCGATTGCGCCGCCTGTCATACGCCGCCGGGGGGTGCGCCGCTTTCTGGCGGCCGGCGGATTCCAACCCCGTTCGGCTGGGTGATCGCGCCCAATCTCACGCCCGATCGTGAGACCGGGCTCGGCGCCTGGTCGGCGGCGGCGTTTGATCGCGCGCTTCGGTTCGGGAGAAGGCCGGATGGGAGTTTTCTTTATCCCGCCCATCCTTTTCCCTATTTCGCGCGCTTCACGCGTGAGGATAGCGAGGCGATCCGCGCCTTTCTCGCAACCCTCCCCCCCGTCCACCAGGCCGTGCGCGGCGCCGATCTTTCGTTTCCCTTCGATCTCCGCTTCCTGCTCGTGTTTTGGGATGCGTTATATGCCAAGCCGGCGCCGCCGCTCCCTGATCCCGGCCATGACGCGCTTTGGAATCGCGGCGCCTTCATCGTCACCGGGCCGGGGCATTGCGGCGCCTGTCACACGCCGAAAACCGCGCTCGGCGGCGATGTCGCGGCGCGCGCCTTCGCCGGCGGGGTGGTCGCGGGCTGGGTCGCCCCGGCGCTCGATGGCGACCCCCGCACCGGGCTTGGCGAATGGCGCGAGGACGAGATCGCGCAATTCCTTGCAACCGGCGCGGCCCACGGCGCGCTCGCGAGCGGCCCGATGGCGGAGGTGGTGACGCTGTCGGGCGCCCGCATGACCGCGGCCGATCGCGCGGCGATCGCGCATTATCTCAAAAGCCTGCCGCCACCCCCACCCAGCCAAGCCGCCGCGCCGCCGCCGCATGCCACAATGGCCGCGGGCGAGGGGCTTTACCGCCTCCGCTGCGCCCCCTGTCATGGGCGAGACGGCGAGGGAACGCCCGGGCTTTTCCCGCGCCTTGCCGGCAGCGCGCTCGTGCAGGCTTCGAACCCCGCGACCATCCTCCGCGTGATCTTTAACGGCGCCCGCGCCGCCGCGACTGACGCCGCGCCGACCGGCGCCGCCATGCCGGGGTTTGCGGGCGCGCTCGATCGCGCCGAGATCGCCGCGATCGCGACCTATATCCGCAATGCGTGGGGCAATGCCGCGCCGGCGGTCGCGGCGGGCGACGTCACGCCGTAA